Proteins encoded by one window of Haliotis asinina isolate JCU_RB_2024 chromosome 6, JCU_Hal_asi_v2, whole genome shotgun sequence:
- the LOC137286373 gene encoding tryptophan--tRNA ligase, mitochondrial-like gives MAAPLTRHVPICVPLLQQTGLLSRLSTNTNSDSQKKKASKFAHCPPRVFSGIQPTGIPHLGNYVGAIKNWVQLQKKYDDVIFSIVDLHSITVPQDPAVLRENILDMTACLLACGIDPGKSILFQQSAVCQHAELNWILSSLCTLPRLNHLPQWREKSERMKDPSVGLFTYPILQTADIIVYKATEVPVGEDQRHHIELARDLAKAFNRTFQVMFPRPELLSSEVPRIKSLRHPENKMSKSEPNAKGRIDLTDSPDEIREKIKKAVTDVTAELTYDPEERPGVSNLIDIHSSLTGLLQEEICEENMLLSKSDYKAMLADIVIEQLAPIRENVLKLKGDRSHLQQVLESGNERAREIAEETMKEVKKAVGLS, from the exons GCCTCAAAGTTTGCACATTGTCCTCCAAGAGTCTTTTCTGGCATACAGCCAACTGGCATCCCTCACCTCGGTAACTACGTTGGTGCCATCAAGAACTGGGTTCAGCTGCAGAAGAAGTACGATGATGTCATCTTCAGCATTGTGGACCTCCATTCGATAACAGTACCTCAAGATCCGGCGGTACTCAG GGAGAATATCCTGGATATGACTGCCTGCCTGCTTGCATGTGGCATAGACCCAGGGAAAAGCATCCTCTTTCAACAGTCGGCC GTGTGTCAGCATGCAGAGCTCAACTGGATACTGAGCAGCTTGTGTACCCTACCTCGACTCAATCATCTGCCCCAGTGGAGG GAGAAGTCTGAAAGGATGAAAGACCCGAGTGTTGGTCTGTTTACTTACCCTATCCTGCAGACAGCTGACATCATAGTGTACAA GGCAACTGAAGTCCCAGTTGGAGAAGACCAAAGACATCACATAGAACTGGCCAGAGATCTTGCCAAGGCTTTCAATCGAACATTCCAGGTCATGTTTCCTCGTCCAGAACTTCTCTCAA GTGAGGTACCAAGGATCAAGAGCTTAAGACATCCAGAAAACAAGATGAGCAAATCAGAACCAAATGCCAAAGGTCGCATAGACCTGACAGACAGTCCAGACGAGATCCGTGAAAAGATAAAGAAGGCAGTCACAGACGTAACAGCAGAATTGACCTATGACCCTGAAGAAAGGCCAGGTGTCTCTAATCTGATTGATATCCACTCCTCGCTGACAGGCCTGTTACAGGAGGAGATATGCGAGGAGAACATGCTTTTGAGCAAAAGTGACTACAAGGCCATGTTGGCTGACATTGTCATTGAACAACTGGCCCCAATAAGGGAGAATGTACTGAAACTAAAGGGAGATAGATCTCACCTTCAACAAGTGTTGGAAAGTGGGAATGAGAGAGCAAGGGAAATAGCGGAAGAAACAATGAAGGAAGTAAAGAAGGCTGTAgggttgtcatga